The genomic interval ACTTGCACCAGAAGACAACAGCCCCAGAGAACTTCTCAAGGGCTGCAGATCAGCCAGTCAGTCTTGGGCCCGTCGTCCGCACCGCAAACCATTTGCAGCACTTCCCGCTGGGCAGAAACTTCACGTAGGAAACGCGAAGCCCTCGATTATTGCCAAAGTGTTCTGGAAAGTCAAGCGCCCCGCGTGCCACATTCACGCAGGCACGTGCAAATACTGTTGTGCCAACGTCAAAAACGCATCGAGGCGGGGATCGGCGCCCAGTTCTTCCCGCAGAACATCCGCCACGGCGGGCGCCAAGGCGATGGCCTTGCGGGCATCCAGGAACAACATACGCGAACGGCGCGCCAGGACGTCCTCCACCGTGCAGGCGTACTCGTAGCGGGCTGCAAACCGCACCATGGCAACCGTCAGCCCCCCGCCCAGATCGGTCTGCGCCCCGGGAATGCCCAACACGGCGGCGGCTTCGCTTCCGTAAGAATGCAGACCCTGCGCGTCGCTGATGCGGTGCTTTACCGGCTCTTTCGGGGTGCCTATCAAGGGCAGATGGTTGGTCACACCGGCCGGTTTCTCAGGAAGAAGCCCGGTGCTGAAGCATTTTTGCAACACATCCTCGGCCATCGCGCGGTACGTGGTCCATTTGCCACCGGTCACCGTGACCAGGCCACTGCGGCTGGCCAGCACGGTGTGCTCGCGGCTGAGGCTCTTGGTGTTGTCACCGTCGTCGTCCTGGGGCTTCACCAGAGGACGCAGGCCCACCCAGATGCTTCGGATGTCTTCAACCCTGGGGGCCCGTGTGAGGTAGCGCGCCGATTCTTCCAGAATGAATTTGACTTCCTCGTTGAAGGGCTGAGGCTCCCTCACAATGTCCTGGCGGGGGCTGTCCGTGGTGCCCAGAATGAGCTTGCCCAACCAAGGGACGGCAAACAGAACGCGCCCGTCCGCCGTTTTGGGCACCATCAAAGCGTGGTCAGACGGCAGAAATTCGCGGTCCACCACGATATGAACACCCTGACTCGGCGCCACGATGGGCTTGACGGGCCGGCCGATGGCCTCGCCGTCCATCTGGCGCAGGGTGTCTACCCAAACGCCTGTGGCATTGACCACTGTGCGGGCGCGCACGGTGAATTGCTGGCCGCTGTCGGTGTCCTCACACACAAAACCGGCGACTTTCCCGCCCTCATGCACCAGCGCCGTGGCGGCGCAGTAATTGACGACCAGGGCCCCCAGGCTGGCGGCCGTGCGTGCCAGGGCCAGCGCCAGGCGGGCATCGTCAAACTGCCCGTCCCAGTATTTGACGCCCCCCTTGAGGCCTTCAGCACGTGCCGTTGGCAGGCACTCCAGCGTGCGCGCGCGCCCCAGGAACTCCGTAGCACCCAGCCCGGCCTTGCCCGCCAGCGCGTCGTACATCTTGAGCCCGATACCGTAAAACGGCGTCTCCCAGAAGTGGTACGACGGCATCACAAACGGCAGGGGCTGGGCCAGGTGGGGCGCGTTGTTCAGCAGCGTGGTGCGCTCGTGCAACGCTTCGCGCACCAGCGCGATGTTGCCCTGGGCGAGGTAGCGAACACCACCGTGCACCAGCTTGGTCGCGCGGGACGAGGTGCCCTTGGCAAAGTCGTGCGAATCCACCAGAACCACACTGAATCCCCGCGCAGCCGCGTCCAGCGCCACCCCCAGACCGGTCGCCCCTCCGCCGATCACTGCCAGGTCATATTGGTGGGGCTGGGCAAGCCGTGCGAGAAGGTCGGCGCGCCGGGTGGGCAGGGGAGCAGAAGGAGTGGTCATGGGAGGGATTGTCCATGGACGGGACCAAAATTTAAGGGTTTACCCTTAAATTGTTGACGTTTCCGGGGTGAAATCCGCCCGCGGCCGACAGAGCCGCGCACGAACTGGAGCGAAAAAGGCAGCCAGAGACCTTGTGGGTCCGGGCTGCCATCAAGCACTGTCACAACGCAACAGTCAGAGCGTTATCAGCGGGCCTTGCCGTCCTTCCATGCCTGCAGCAGCTTGTCGTAGGCAATGGTTTCGCCCTTGGGCTTTTCGTTGGCCAGCTTGGCCCAGGGGGCCTGTTTGTCCGACAGCCACTTCTTGGGATCTTCCTTCTTGTTGAGCTTGGGCGCGCAGTGGCTCATGCCAGCGCGTTCCAGGCGGGCCATCACCTGGTCCATCTCGTCGGCCAGCGTGTCCATGGCACCTTGCGGGGTCTTTTCGCCCGTCACAGCCTGGGCCACGTTCTTCCACCACAGCTGGGCCAGCTTGGGGTAGTCGGGCACGTTGGTGCCCGTGGGCGACCATGCCACGCGGGCGGGGCTGCGGTAGAACTCGACCAGACCGCCCAGCTTGGGTGCGGCATCGGTCATGGCCTTGGACTGGATATCGCTCTCGCGGATGGGGGTCAGGCCCACCAGCGTCTTCTTGAGCGACGTGGTCTTGGCCGTCACGAACTGCGCATACAGCCAGGCGGCAGCCGTCTTGTTGGCGTCATGGCCCTTGAAGAACGACCACGAACCCACGTCCTGGTAGCCGTTTTGCATGCCCTGCTTCCAGTAGGGGCCGTTCGGGCCAGGCGCCATGCGCCACTTGGGCGTGCCGTCAGCATTCACCACGGGCAGGCCGGGCTTGACCATGTCGGCGGTGAAGGCCGTGTACCAGAAGATCTGCTGCGCGATCTGGCCCTGGGCAGGCACGGGGCCGGCTTCGCCGAAGGTCATGCCCGTGGCTTCCTTGGGCGCGTATTTCTTCATCCAGTCCACGTACTTGGTCAGTGCATAGACGGCAGCCGGGGAATTGGTGGCGCCACCGCGGGCCACCGACGCGCCCACGGGGGTGCATTTGTCGTCCGCCACGCGGATGCCCCATTCATCGATCGGCAGCCCATTGGGCGCGCCGATGTCGGCCGTGCCGGCCATAGACAGCCAGGCATCGGTGAAGCGCCAGCCCAGCGACGGATCCTTCTTGCCGTAGTCCATGTGGCCATAGATGGGCTTGCCGTCGATCTGCTTGACATCGTTGGTGAAGAACTCGGCGATGTCTTCATACGCGCTCCAGTTGAGCGGCACACCCAGGTCGTAGCCGTATTTGGCCTTGAACTTGTCCTTGAGGTCCTTGCGGTCAAACAGGTCGGCGCGGAACCAGTACAGGTTGGCGAACTGCTGGTCGGGCAACTGGTAGAGCTTGCCGTCCGGCCCGGTGGTGAACTTGGTACCGATGAAATCCTTGATGTCCAGGCCGGGATTGGTCCACTCCTTGCCGTCGCCTGCCATGTAGTCGGTCAGGTTCATCATCTTGCCGTAGCGGTAATGCGTGCCGATCAGGTCCGAGTCCGAGATCCAGCCGTCATAGATCGACTTGCCCGATTGCATGGACGTCTGCAGCTTCTCGACGACGTCGCCTTCCTGGATCAGGTCGTGCTTGACCTTGATGCCGGTGATTTCCTCGAACGCCTTGGCCAGCGTCTTGGATTCGTATTCGTGGGTGGTGATGGTCTCCGACACCACCGAGATTTCCTTCACACCCTTGGCCTGCAGCTTTTTCGCCGCGTCGATGAACCACTTCATCTCGGCCATTTGCTGGTCTTTGCTCAGCGTGGAGGGCTGGAACTCGCTATCGATCCACTTCTTGGCCTCGGCCTCGCCGGCCCAGGCAGCCTGGCCCAAAGCCAGGGTTGCGGCGGCGAAAGCGATCGCCGTGAACTGCATCTTCATTGCTGTCTCCTCAGATGGAACCCCCTTGGTGGATGAACACCGGCCCCGGGGGAAATCGGGCCGACGCTTGTCATCATCAAAAACAATAGCTGTCAGCGCTTGCTGTCGCTTTGCTTCAGATCGATTTCATTTCTAACTCTTTGTCTGTCAAGCGATGCCAGCTATCTTCTTGATAGTTCAAAGGCTTCAACCCTTGCGCAGGATGAACGCCAGCAGCGCCATCGACAGCACAAAACTGATCCAGATTGACGGATCGTTTTCCAGGCTCAGCCACTGGGCCAGCTTGCCGCTGATGCCCACAAAAATCAGGTTCACATAGGCCGCCGACAGCAGGCCGATGAACAGGCGGTCACCGCGGGTCGTCGCCAGCGGCAGGAAGCCCTTGCGCATCACCGTGGGTGACTTGATTTCCCACACGGTCATGCCGATCAGCATCAGCACGATGCAGATGAAAAAGACCGCTACGGGCAACGTCCAGGCCATCCAGTCAAACATCGTTTCCCCCCTGAGCGCCTGCGGCGCTTCCCCCCAGGGGGACGCAGCTGGTGGCCGGGCGAAGCCCGTTCCACGGCTGCCGCTGGCCTGGGAGGAGTCCCGCGCCCTGCTGAGAAGGTGTGTGATTCATACTTTTGCTCCCCTTGCGCGTCAAACCCGCCCCATCGCAAAGCCTTTTGCGATGTAGTGGCGAACAAACCAGATCACGATGGCGCCCGGCACGATGGTCAGCACCCCAGCTGCAGCCAGGGTCGCCCAGTCCATGCCGGATGCGCTGACGGTGCGCGTCATCGTCGCGACGATGGGCTTGGCGTTCACGCTCGTCAGGGTGCGCGCCAGCAGCAATTCGACCCAGCTGAACATGAAGCAAAAGAACGCCGCCACACCAACGCCCGCCTTGATGAGGGGCAGAAAAATCTTGATGAAGAATCGCGGAAAGCTGTAGCCATCGATGTAGGCGGTCTCGTCGATCTCGCGCGGAATGCCGCTCATGAAACCTTCCAGAATCCACACCGCCAGCGGCACGTTGAACAAGAGGTGCGCCAGTGCCACGGCAATGTGCGTATCCATCAGCCCCACCGTGGTGTAAAGCTGGAAGAACGGCAGCAGGAACACGGCCGGCGGCGTCATGCGGTTGGTCAGCAGCCAGAAGAACACATGCTTGTCGCCGAGGAACTGGTAGCGGCTGAATGCATAGGCCGCGGGCAGCGCCACGGTGAGCGAAATCACCGTGTTGATGGCCACATAGATCAGGCTGTTGATGTACCCCGAATACCAGGACTCATCGGTAAAGATGGTCTTGTAGTTGTCCCACGTGAAGTGCTGGGGGAAGAACGTGAAGGTCGAGAGGATTTCTTCGTTGGTCTTGAAGCTCATGTTGACCATCCAGTAGATGGGCAACACGGCAAAGATCAGATAGGCGACGAGGAAGATCGACCGCTTGTGGAAGCGTTTTTCATTCATGGCCGGCCCCTTCGTTGCTGGCGGTGCCCACGCGCTGCATCCAGTTGTAGAGGATGAAGCACAGCAGCAGGATGATGAAGAAATAGATCAGCGAGAACGCCGCCGCAGGGCCCAGGTCGAACTGGCCCACCGCCTTGGTGGTGAGATACTGGCTGAGGAAGGTGGTGGCATTGCCCGGCCCGCCGCCCGTGAGCACAAAGGGCTCGGTGTAGATCATGAAGCTGTCCATGAAGCGCAGCAGCACCGCAATCATCAGCACGCCGCGCATCTTGGGCAGCTGGATGTAGCGGAACACCGCGAACTTGCTCGCACCGTCGATGCGGGCCGCCTGGTAGTACGCATCGGGGATGGAGCGCAGCCCGGCGAAGGCAAGCAAGGCGACCAGCGGCGTCCAGTGCCACACATCCATCAGCAGCACCGTGAGCCAGGCTTGCGTGGCGTTG from Acidovorax sp. FHTAMBA carries:
- a CDS encoding DUF2160 domain-containing protein; translation: MFDWMAWTLPVAVFFICIVLMLIGMTVWEIKSPTVMRKGFLPLATTRGDRLFIGLLSAAYVNLIFVGISGKLAQWLSLENDPSIWISFVLSMALLAFILRKG
- a CDS encoding sugar ABC transporter permease; protein product: MSSTTKPVNQKAWFLILPVIICVAFSAIVPLMTVVNYSVQDIISPDRRVFVGTEWFAAVMRDEELHAALWRQLTFSLAVLAVEIPLGILLALSMPAQGWKSSAVLVVVALSLLIPWNVVGTIWQIYGRADIGLMGRMLQQAGIEYSYTGNATQAWLTVLLMDVWHWTPLVALLAFAGLRSIPDAYYQAARIDGASKFAVFRYIQLPKMRGVLMIAVLLRFMDSFMIYTEPFVLTGGGPGNATTFLSQYLTTKAVGQFDLGPAAAFSLIYFFIILLLCFILYNWMQRVGTASNEGAGHE
- a CDS encoding carbohydrate ABC transporter permease; amino-acid sequence: MNEKRFHKRSIFLVAYLIFAVLPIYWMVNMSFKTNEEILSTFTFFPQHFTWDNYKTIFTDESWYSGYINSLIYVAINTVISLTVALPAAYAFSRYQFLGDKHVFFWLLTNRMTPPAVFLLPFFQLYTTVGLMDTHIAVALAHLLFNVPLAVWILEGFMSGIPREIDETAYIDGYSFPRFFIKIFLPLIKAGVGVAAFFCFMFSWVELLLARTLTSVNAKPIVATMTRTVSASGMDWATLAAAGVLTIVPGAIVIWFVRHYIAKGFAMGRV
- a CDS encoding glycerol-3-phosphate dehydrogenase/oxidase; this translates as MTTPSAPLPTRRADLLARLAQPHQYDLAVIGGGATGLGVALDAAARGFSVVLVDSHDFAKGTSSRATKLVHGGVRYLAQGNIALVREALHERTTLLNNAPHLAQPLPFVMPSYHFWETPFYGIGLKMYDALAGKAGLGATEFLGRARTLECLPTARAEGLKGGVKYWDGQFDDARLALALARTAASLGALVVNYCAATALVHEGGKVAGFVCEDTDSGQQFTVRARTVVNATGVWVDTLRQMDGEAIGRPVKPIVAPSQGVHIVVDREFLPSDHALMVPKTADGRVLFAVPWLGKLILGTTDSPRQDIVREPQPFNEEVKFILEESARYLTRAPRVEDIRSIWVGLRPLVKPQDDDGDNTKSLSREHTVLASRSGLVTVTGGKWTTYRAMAEDVLQKCFSTGLLPEKPAGVTNHLPLIGTPKEPVKHRISDAQGLHSYGSEAAAVLGIPGAQTDLGGGLTVAMVRFAARYEYACTVEDVLARRSRMLFLDARKAIALAPAVADVLREELGADPRLDAFLTLAQQYLHVPA
- a CDS encoding ABC transporter substrate-binding protein; the encoded protein is MKMQFTAIAFAAATLALGQAAWAGEAEAKKWIDSEFQPSTLSKDQQMAEMKWFIDAAKKLQAKGVKEISVVSETITTHEYESKTLAKAFEEITGIKVKHDLIQEGDVVEKLQTSMQSGKSIYDGWISDSDLIGTHYRYGKMMNLTDYMAGDGKEWTNPGLDIKDFIGTKFTTGPDGKLYQLPDQQFANLYWFRADLFDRKDLKDKFKAKYGYDLGVPLNWSAYEDIAEFFTNDVKQIDGKPIYGHMDYGKKDPSLGWRFTDAWLSMAGTADIGAPNGLPIDEWGIRVADDKCTPVGASVARGGATNSPAAVYALTKYVDWMKKYAPKEATGMTFGEAGPVPAQGQIAQQIFWYTAFTADMVKPGLPVVNADGTPKWRMAPGPNGPYWKQGMQNGYQDVGSWSFFKGHDANKTAAAWLYAQFVTAKTTSLKKTLVGLTPIRESDIQSKAMTDAAPKLGGLVEFYRSPARVAWSPTGTNVPDYPKLAQLWWKNVAQAVTGEKTPQGAMDTLADEMDQVMARLERAGMSHCAPKLNKKEDPKKWLSDKQAPWAKLANEKPKGETIAYDKLLQAWKDGKAR